The region GACCTAAAGACGGCTCACCTAAGAGGAGTAGGTTTGGCGCTGACATCATCGCCTCTTATTGGCCGATAACCGCCCTTGGCTAGTTTGATAAAAACTCCTTAGGACGCCTAGATGTAAGGAATTTTTACACCAAAATAAGGCATTAAATTTTTGTCCTAAATTTACCCTAAATTGAATTTTTAAAAGCTAGAGCCTTTATTTATATGGCTCAAATGGCTATATCGCCCCCATCCATCATTGGTGCAGTGCACAATCTCTTCTTTTTCTTGTTTTCCACAGACACTTTTTATCAATAATTTATTACTGATTATTTTAGTTTGTTTTAAAAAAGTTGAGACTATCGACTTTATTAATTAACTAACAAGCAAGCCTTTTTGCTCAATGAATTTAATAATTTCATTTAATCCATCACCTAATTTAACGCTGCCCATGATGAAGGGTCTTTCACCTCGCATCTTTTTAGCATCTGATTCCATGATTGGAAGTGAAGCCCCAACGTATGGCGCAAGGTCAGTTTTATTAATCACTAATAAATCAGAACGAGTAATTCCAGGACCGCCCTTACGAGGAATTTTCTCCCCTCCAGCAACATCAATTACATAAATCGTCAGATCGGAAAGTTCTGGACTAAAGGTTGCTGCTAAATTATCGCCACCTGATTCTATAAAGATAATATCAACGTCAGGAAACTGCTTTTGCATGCGATCTACTGCTTCTAAATTAATTGAAGCATCTTCTCGAATAGCGGTATGTGGGCATCCACCCGTCTCTACCCCCATGATTCGCTCTGGCTCTAGTGCACCGGCAACAGTAAGCAAGCGTTGATCTTCTTTAGTGTAAATATCATTGGTAATGACCACTAAGTCATATTTAGCACGCATTGCTTTACAAAGCATCTCAAGCAAAGTTGTCTTACCTGAACCAACAGGGCCGCCAATGCCAACTCTTAAGGGAGGATTTTTTTTAGTTCTCATAATTTCTTTTTTTACGAACGGAATAATCGAGAGTACTGCGTCTCATGTCTTGAAGATAGGATTGCCAACATGGGTGAAAAATTATCCACCATTGATAATCCTGAATTTGCCCTTTGTTCTGCCTCATGAACCATTTCAGGCACAAGCAAGCGGATCTTTGTTAAGGCTTGTTGTCCCGCAACCTGACCTAATGGAATTGCTTTCAAAGAAGCGGCAACTTGATTCTCTATCCAAGAAAATGCATAAGCTGCAAGCCCGTTTTTTGCCTGTATATTG is a window of Polynucleobacter asymbioticus QLW-P1DMWA-1 DNA encoding:
- the ureG gene encoding urease accessory protein UreG, with the protein product MRTKKNPPLRVGIGGPVGSGKTTLLEMLCKAMRAKYDLVVITNDIYTKEDQRLLTVAGALEPERIMGVETGGCPHTAIREDASINLEAVDRMQKQFPDVDIIFIESGGDNLAATFSPELSDLTIYVIDVAGGEKIPRKGGPGITRSDLLVINKTDLAPYVGASLPIMESDAKKMRGERPFIMGSVKLGDGLNEIIKFIEQKGLLVS